The sequence TGTTTATAAACAGGTGGCGATCATCATTCGGCAAGACTTTATAAACCTTGCCGAACGGCGTTCCGCAAGGCCGACCAATCGCCTTTATAAACCCCCTCGCCTTTCCCGCCTCAGGTGAGAGAAAATGGGGAGACCTGTCTTCCTGGGTAAGGCGTACATAAACTGGTGCGAGGAGTGCAACGTCCCAATCATCGGCGATAGCTGTGCCGTTCACGGGAAGGAGAAAGTATTCAGGCTGAACATAACCCCTCCGGGCGATTTGAGGTTCGCCTTTGAGAAGGACTTGGAGTTCATAAAAGAGGTCTTCCGAGAGCACTTCGGCGTTGACGTTGGTGAAGTTCTCGACGGAAAGGTAGTCCTGCTCAACAAGCTCCCCAGCGAGGACGACGCCTACGAAATCATAGTTGACGGCTACGTCTTCGGCTACGTCAAGTTCAATCCCCTTGAGCTCCGCTGGAGGGCCGGCCTGAAGGTCGAAGGTGCCATCGCGCTCTGGAAGCGCTTCGGAAGGGAGATGAAGAAGTGGATAATCGTTGACAAAGGCGCCGTCGAGCCGATAAAGAAGGGTGCGAACCTGATGGCGGTCGGAGTCCTCGAGGCGGAGCCGAGCATAAGGGTCAACGACGAGGTAATCCTCGTTTCCGAGGACGGCGAGGTCTTTGCGACAGGGATAGCGAAGAAGGACTACGAGGCCCTGATACGGGGCGAGCGCGGGACGGGTGTAAAGCCGAAGAGGCAGAAAAGGGTCAACTACCGCGAGGGCAGGAAGGCCACGATGGAGGACGTGCTTAGAGCTAATAGCATAGCGCTTGAGGACAAGGTCGTTAAGAGCAGGGAGTTCATGAGAAGAGTCGCGAACAGGTATTCTGAGCTCCCCGTTGCGGTCGCGTTCTCCGGCGGAAAGGATAGCCTGGCGGTTCTCGGCCTTGCCCTTGAGGAGTTTGGAGGGGACTTCACTGTCTTCTTCAACAACACGGGGATAGAGTTCCCGGAGACCGTTGAGTACGTAGAAAGGCTCAGGAAGGAGCTTGAACCGAAAGGAATCCGGTTCATAGTGGCCGACGCTGGAGACGCGTTCTGGAGGGCTCTCTACGTCTTCTCCCCTCCGGGCAGGGACTACCGCTGGTGCTGTAAGGTGACGAAGCTCGGCCCGATAACGCTCGCCATAAAGGAGAACTATCCCAAAGGCGTCCTCATGTTCGTCGGCCAGAGGAAGTACGAGAGCATAAAGCGCTTCAAGCAGCCGCGCGTCTGGAGAAACGAGTGGGTGCCCAACGAGATTGGAGCGTCGCCAATATTCCACTGGCGCGCGATAGAGGTCTGGCTCTACATCTTCAGCAGGAAACTGCCCTACAACCCGCTCTACGAGAGGGGCTTTGACAGAATAGGCTGTTTCCTCTGTCCGAGCGCTTCGCTGGCTGAATTCGAGAGGCTCAAGCGCGAGAAGCCGGAGCTCTGGGAGAAGTGGTTTAGGGCTTTGGAGCACTGGAGGAAGCGCTTTGGCCTTCCCGAGGAGTGGATTACCTATGGCTTCTGGCGCTGGAAGAAGCTGAGTAAAGGTGAAAAGGCCATAGCCAGGAAGCTCGGCGTCGAGATTCCCGAGAAGCGGTCGTGGGAGCCGGTTAAGGTAAGGATTGAAGAGACCAAGGACGGCTACGAGCTGGAGTTCAACACCGTTCTCAACAAAAAGCGCCTCCTGCAGGTCGCGCCGATACTCAGCGAGGTGAGCGTTGAAGGGGACGTCATAAGGGCAGGCGAAGTCGAGTTCTTCACGGGAACGAGGAAGGCCAAAGCTCCGGACGAGAGGGAAGCGGTCAGCGCCTACTACCTCGTTAAGAGGGCCTACGAGTGCGTCGGCTGTGGCGTCTGCGTCGGCAAATGCCCGGAGGAAGCGCTCAGCATAGACGAGAGGAGCAAAAAGATAGTCGTCGACTGGAACCGCTGTACTCACTGCAGGGAGTGCATGGAGGTCTGCCCGCTGTTGAAGATTAAGAACCCCGAGGAGGGAAGCCAGCTTTGAGTGGCATGTTCTCGCTTCTCTTTGGATTTTGGTAAACTCAACTTTACAATTTTTGCAGAATTTGGTAAAGTTGGGTTGGCCATTTAAAGAACCTTTATAAGCCCCCCGCCATTCTCCCCCTCTGGTGAGAGACATGGAGGAGTACTTCATCTGTCCTGAGTGCGGTAGCGATGACGTTGAAGTCATCAAGGAGCGCGGGAGGGAGATTACCCTTCGCTGTAACGAGTGCGGCAACGTCTGGCACGTAACGCTTCCGAAGCTGGTCAGAGTTCCGCTCATAGTGAGCAAGCACGAGAGGAGCTTCAAGAGCGAGGCGGAGCTTCCAGAAGGCGAGGAGATTAGAGTTGGCGACATCGTCGAGACGGAAGATGACGAGGTCAGGATCACCGGGATCGAGCTGGAAGGCGGAAAGAGGGTAAACCACGCGAAGGTCGGCGAGATAAAAGCGCTCTGGGGTGAGAGCTTAACCTACCCGAAGGTCATAAAGGTGTCGATCTACCTCCCCAAGGGGATAACCCAGTCATTCCGCGTTAAGGTGCCCCGTGAAGAGGAGTTTGCGGTCGGAGAGGTCGTCGAGGTCGGCGGATACACCTTCAGGATTGAGAAGATCAAGACCGAGAGGAAGATGCTCCACCACGGGAAAGCCCAGGCTGACAAAATCGTCGCCCTCATGGGGCACCACATCCCCCGCGCGAGGGCCAGAAGGAGCCTTGAGATATACCGGGGCTATGAGGAGGAGAAGGACACTGAGCAGTGATGAGCTTGGCCGCTCCCGAGCCCTGAGGTGAGCGCGATGGAGAGAAAAACCGCCTACCGTTTCCTTCTCCTTCTCGTTCTCATTTTGACGGTTTTTTACACCCTCGGGCTTGTGGGGGTTATCCCCTTTGAGGTGAGCTACTACATCACGATTTTCATGATAATCCTGTTCGTCCTCCTGAGGTGGGACCACCACAGGGGGAAGGGACGTGAATGAGGGCTTCATAAAGCACTTTCCCCGGCGCATGCTGGCGCTGAGCAACGCCCCGCACAGGGGCGGCCTCGTCGAGGCCGAGGGCTTTTTCTTTATGAAAGTCCCAAGGGACTACTCCGGGGACTACCGGGCCGACTGTCGGGCCTTCGAGCTGGAAAACGGTCTCAAGGACTTTGTAGGTTTCATGACGGCGGCGGAGGTAGGCAGGATCCTCTCTGTTTCAAGGAGCGGGAGCGTTACAGCATACGTAACCGCTGGGGTCACCAACCCGGCAATAGCCGGGGAGGAACCGCCGCCCTGGAAACCGGGGACTATAAACATGGCGCTCGTCATCGAGGACGGCCTCACCGTCGGCGCGATGGCCAACGCGATAATGACGGCCACCGAGGCGAAAACTTACACCCTCCTAAAGCTCGGCTACAACGCGACCGGAACGACTAGCGACGGGGTTGGAGTCTTCGCCTTTTCGGGAGAGAAGGAGTGGGCCGGGACCGCGACAAAGCTTGGTCTCAATATTGGGCGGGCAGTAAAGAGTGCGCTTGAGGATAGCCTGAAAAAGTGGGAATCAACGAGAAGTTAGCGGGCCCCTGAGGTAGATCAAGTCTCCCGCGCTGACGACGCCGTGCTCGCTCTTTCTTATTATCCTCGCCTCCTCGAAGAGAGCCTTACCGATGCCCGCCAGACCCGCCAGGTCCCAGTAGCGCGTCTCCATTTCCCCAATTTTCTCCCAGCCGGGCAGTCTGTAGTAGCCCCTCTTGATGACTCCCCTAACGGGATTGTAGCCTTCATCCAGCGAGATTACCGTATAATCCTCGCCCCGAACTTCAGGCACAACCTCACGGTAAGCCCTCCTGTAGAAGAACGCTCCGAAGCGGTCCGTCTCCTCGATCAGGAAGACGCCGTCGCTTTCCAAAACCTTCGCGACGTTCCTGAAGAGTTCAGCCGCCTGGAACGGGTCGAAGTGGGGCATTGTGTAGCCGAAGATTAAAGCAACGTCGAACTTTCCGAGTTTGCTCAGGTCGTCGAGGCAGTCCATAACTGCGCCGTAGACCTCACCGCTCACCCACTCCTCAACGAGGAGCAGGTCTTCCTTTCTCTTGTCAACGACGGTGAGAGACGGCTCGTAGCCCCACTCGCGGAGCGTCTCGTAGAGGGCAGCGCCGGCTATCCCGGTCCCCGCACAGAGGTCGAGGATGCGGAGCTTCCGCCTGTCTGGAAGAAGGCCCTCTTTAACCGCCCAGTTGAAGAAGGAGCGCAGTGCTATGAACCTCCTCTGGGCTACTTCGCTCTTCGGATCCATATACGCCCTCAGGTAGCGGTAGAGCTCCTCCATCGTCCCACCGACGTTAGTTGGCACTTGCTCCTTTTAATAGTAACCCTCCTCGTAGGCGCTCGTTAAAGCTATGAAAACTGCATAGAATATCGTACCGAGCGAGACGAAGAGCAGGAGAACCGCGAGGAGCGGGCTCGGCTTGGGATTTAGGGCCACAACTACCAGCTGGAGGGTCATCATCGCCGAAACTGCCGTCATCGCCCTCGCGAAGCCGAGCGCCATCTTACCCTGGAATTTAGGGGCCAGCTGAAGGACGATGGGCCGGGAAAAGAGAACCGTAAGCGTGAGGAGGAAGAGCTGAAGGCTGGCGATTAGGATGATCCCTGAATCCCTCGCGACTTTCTCTGTGAGAATTAGCGCGAAGGAAATGCCGGCAAAAATGAGCTGAAGGGCGATGTAATTTCCAACCTTTGGGGGTTCTATCCTCCTCCCCGGTTTCTCTGGTGCCTCAGTTGAGAGTTCCTCAAGCTCGTACTCGCGCTTTGCCGTGAAGTAAGCAAGGACAAGGGTTCCCCCGAGGCCGAGTATCACAACGGCGAAGAGGCTGGCCATCGGGAGGAACGGCGAGAGAAGGACGAGCGTTACTCCCGTCAGAATCGTTCCGATCCCTGAAACTCGGTTTGCCTTTCTCCTTGCCCGTTCCGAGATGTAGGTATAGCCTATCCTGAATCCTATCCCGGGCTCTCCCTTCGATGTGAATGTGAGAGCCCCCATGATTATGAGGAAAATCCCGAGGAACAGCCCGTAGAGGATCCGTAGGAGCTCATACCCGTTCATCTTTCCCCACCGTTAGGAGCCGGTAGGTGGCAAATACGAGGGTGCCGAGGAAAAGGTAAGCCCCGTAGGAGATGGCGCTGCTCGAAACAAAGCCCGCGTTGTAGAGGAGGGCGATCGTAATGACGAGAACCATTCCACCGCTCAGAACCGTTGTGAAGAGGCACCACATCCTCAGGCTCCTCGGGTAGAAGTTGGCCCTCGCGAAGAAGCCCGGCTCCTTGGCTGGAAGCGTGAGAACCAGCGGGAGAAGCCAGACCAAAACCGGAACGCCGATAGCCCCCCATAACCTGCTCGAATAGTCATCCGGCTCACCGCTCGCGTTGAAGTGGGTCGCGATTCTCTCGGGGAGCCTGTCCCACAGGAGGGCAACCAGCAGGAGGTAAAACGCTAAAAAGCCGAGCTGGGTGAGGAGGTAGGGCTTTATGCTCGCTCCCTCCGTTTTGCTCGTCCTCGGAGGTTTCTCTGGGGCCTCTTCCGAGAACTCTTCAATCTCGTATTCACGCTTCGCCATCCGCAGACCGAGGAACATTTGGGTTATTGCAAACATGCCCACCACAAGAGTGAAGACGTCCTTCGAAACGCCGTAGAGCGCCAGGGCAAGCAGGAAGAGCGAGTAAACGATTGAAAAGATCCCTGCGAAGGTGTTCACCTTCTCCCAGACCCTCTCGGAGTGATAGGTGTAGCCCACGCGGAAGCCGATGAGAGGGTTTCTCCTCTTCCTGAAGGCCAAGGCCAGAAGACCCCCTAGAAGCAGGGCCAGAGAAACAAACATCTCAAAAGCTGTCTCACTCATTTCAACCCCTCCAGCCTTTTAAGGGTCTCAACTATTACCTGCAATTCTTGTCTCAGCTCGTCCAGAACCTCCTCACCCAGCTCCGTCAGGGAGTAGTACTTCCTCGGCCTTCCTCCGATTTCGGCCCAGCTGTCTCTCACGAGGCCGAGCTTCTTCAGGCTCTTCAGTATGTCGTATAAGGCACCTTCGCTCGGGACGAGTTTTCCCCCGCTGAGCTCTCCGAGCCTCTTCCTTATCGCATAGCCGTGCAGTTCGCCTTCCTTCTCCAGGAGGGAGAGAACCAAATAGGAATAAAGGCCAGAGCGGAGGTCCTTTCTGAGCTTTCTGAGGGCCTTTTCCTTCCTGTCCCCCGAGAGCACCGTGCTTCACCAGATGACCTTCTCTTCCTCTGCGGGCTCGCTCTTTGCCTTTGGGAGTGTGTAGTACATCAGTCCAAGTGCGGCGAGAGCGGTTATAAGCTCTGCTCCATACAGAACTGGCTCACTTTTCATGAGCTGGTAGTAGGCTGCAAGGGAGTCGATGACCGCGTGGAGCCCTATCATCACAATAAGGCCCCTCTTTCCGAACCCGTTCTGAGCGGCATAGGCGAGGTAAATCCCCGTTCCGACGTGAAAGAGGACGACGAAGTAGCGCTCAAGCATTGAGATAACTGCCGCACCCAGCGGCACGTCTAGAGGCTCCCCTGTCGCAAGGGCCGTGGCCAGAGCGGTTCCGACCATAAAGAAGACCTCTGTTACACCAAAGCCCAGTCCCATGAAGAGGCCAGCGTTCGGACTTTTGTCCTTAACGAGGAGGTACTTCACTCCCTCCTGGACTATGCCGGCCACGAGGCCGAACCACACCGAGACGGCAACAACGAACGCAGTCCCTCTCGCCAGAACGTCGGCGTTTGACCTTATGCCAATCCCGAGGAGCGGGAGCTGCTGAACCGGGCTCTGGACGACGATGGCTATGAAGAACGCGGCCAGGCCGAGGATAAACTCTCCCCACCTCTGCTTTTTGAAGCCGAGGAAATAGAGAGTTGCCCATGCAAGCAGTCCCCCGAGTATGGGGAACGGAAGGAGGTACATGCTCACTCCTCCTTCTCGATGACCACCGCAGTCCCGTAGGCGTAGACCTCAGCCACGCTTGAGCCGACGTTGGATGTTGCAAAGCGCACGTTCACCACGGCGTTTGCGCCGAGCTCCTTGGCGCTGAGGGCCATTCTCCTCAAAGCCTCTTCCCTTGCCTCGGCCATCATCTGGGTGTACTCCTGTACTTCCCCACCCTTGATGTTCCTGAGGGCGGCCATTATGTCCCTACCGATGTGGGTGGCCTTAACGGTACCGCCTCTCGCGAGGCCTTTAACCTCCACAATCCGGTAGCCCGGAACGGTCTCGGTTGTCACGACGATAACTCCTTCTATCGTCTCCATACCAATCACCCCGATGCATCGAACTTCGAGGTATTGTTGGGTTAGGAAGTATAAAAGACTTTTGCAGGCAATGGCCCGCAGATTGTTTATAAACCCAAGATTGAACTCTCCGACGGTGGTTCAATGCACGAGATTTCGAACGGCGAGATACTGGAAGCCCTGCGAGAGCTCAACGCCAGAAGGGTGCTCATCCAGACGCCTGAGGGGTTAAAGCGCGAGGCACAGTCCCTGGCGGACTTCCTTGAGGAGAACGGGATAGAGGCGATAATAAGCGGTGACATCAACTATGGGGCCTGCGACCCCGCTGATAGAGAGGCAAAGATGCTCGGCTGCGACGCGCTCATCCACCTCGGCCACAGCTACATGAGGCTCAAGCTGGAAGTTCCCACGATATTCGTTCCTGCCTTCGCGAAGGTTGACGTTGTGCCGGCGCTTGAGAAAAACCTTGAGGAGATCAGAAAGCTCGGAGAGAGGATAGCGCTCGTCACGACGGCCCAGCACATCCACCAGCTTGAGCGGGCGAGGGGGTTTCTGGAAAAAGAGGGCTTTGAGGTCGTCGTTGGCAGGGGAGATTCAAGGGTGAGCTGGCCGGGACAGGTTCTCGGGTGCAACTTCTCGGCCGCGAAGGTTGATGCCGAAGGAGTTCTCTTCATAGGTGCCGGCTACTTCCACCCGCTCGGCGTTGCGCTCGCGACCAGAAAGCCGACCCTCGCGGTAAACCCCTACTCCGGAGACGTGATATGGATGGATAATGAAGCGGAACGCCTGATAAGGAGGCGCTGGGCCCAGATAGCGAAGGCCGTGGACGCCAAAAAGTTCGGAGTGATAACGAGCACGAAGAAGGGTCAGCTCCGCCTGGCAGAGGCAAAGCGTGTGGTGGAGCTTCTCCGTGAGCATGGAAAGTACACGAAGCTTATAGCCATGAACCACATAAGCTACCCAGCTCTGGAGGGCTTCGACTTCGATGCCTACGTCGTCGTTGCCTGTCCCCGCGTTCCGATAGACGACTACGAGAACTGGAGGAAGCCGGTGCTGACTCCGCCGGAGGTCGAGATACTCCTGGGCCTGCGCGAGGACTACGAGTTCGACGAGATAAAGGGAGCAGAACGGAGAGAGGATGAGCCATTAGGAATCTCCCTCAGGCCCTGAGGCTCCAAGACTGGGGCTTTGTCCATTCATTTCATAATATAGGCACGAAGGATACACTCTACACAAAAAGAATATTAAAGCCCAAGTTCAAAAACCTTAACGTCATGTCCTGTGATATCGAAGTGCTCAGGGAGTACTTGGGTTCATGGGAAATTAAGAAAGCCATTGAGTTAGCCCAAGAAAATGATGAATGTCTGCAGATGCTGTTCAAGTTCCTTCATGATCGAGACGACCACATTAAAATTCGAACTCTCCTCGCCCTGAGGGAAGTGCTAGAAGTCCTACCCAACGTTAAAAAGCTAATTCTTGTCAAGAAATTTCTTGATGACCTGCTTAGATTGCTGAAGAGCGATAACGATAACCTCGTGATCCACGCAATCAGGACAATCGGTAAGCTCATTGAGGGTGTCCCGCTCCCGCCAGAAAAGTTCATAAAAGTGGTTCGGGCTTTCACAGATCTCCTCAAGTCCGGGAAAAACGAATTTATCCTGATCGAGATACCAGCCGTCCTTAACGGGATGAAGGCAACTTCCTATCCCCCACGGCTTATGGACGTTGTTTCGGGGCTCCTCAGGGAAAACAACCCACGTCTCAAGGCTATAGGGCTCAGACTTCTCCTCACCATAGGTGCCCATTCTAAGAGCCCCTCAATTCTAAAAACCCTCTTCTCGGAAATCACGGAGATCCTGTCTTCCGAATCTAAAAATGACTTTCCTCTTGTGGAGTTTGTCCTCGATATTCTCCTTGAGATCCCCAACTACTCCATGGAGGAGGAGTTAATAGACGAAGTTGCCCGTGTTCTCACGGCCGTTAAAAACCTTGCACTCAGAGAGAAGTTGATCCTTAGGGAGAAGGCGAAGATGGTGGCAGAGAGGCTTGAACTCGCTATACATGACTACTATGCTCAGAACCCAGAAAAGGCCAAGGAGAAAATACACGAGCTCCTGATAAATGAACGCTTCTACGAGGCCATTGATCTCGCACTGGCAGTGGGGGACACCTACGTCCTGAAATGGCTCACAGACGTCCTCGAAAAGTTCGGCAAGGAGACCCTTAAAATCAACGAGAGGGTTCTGCCGGGTCCGAAGTACGTCTCCGTACCTCCAGAGAAAAAGGCCCAAAGGTACCTCAGGCTCCCGACTTTAAGTCAGTTCAGGGGGACAAAGAGGAGTGCCATGAGAATAAAGCTTAATGAATCTGCCTCTTGGCACAGGCTGAGCGAACAGGAGCCGGCCGACCTGGAGGAGACGATAAAGACTGGAAATGAGGAGACGCTCTTGGAGGTACCAGAGAAAAATATCAAAGCTGTACTCGAACTTGTCAACAGGCTCAAGAACGGAGGCAATTTTGAAAAGATGGACGCCCTGTGGGCGCTCTCAAAGATCGCCGAGCAAATTGGCCCAGAGATGGCCGACATCTTGGAGCCGGCCATTGGAGAGCTACTTAAGCTGGCACACTCAAAGAAAAACAAGTGGATGAGGCAGAGGGCCTCAAAGACTCTCGCAATTTTTGCCTCAAAGAGCAGGGAGGGTAGTAAAATCGTGAGGCAGTTTCTTGAAGACTACCTCTCCGGGGACATGGAGAGGGTAGTGCCAGCATTAGAATTTTTCAGCTATTACTTCGAGAGAGTATGGGACGAGAAGACGGCGCGGGTAATTCTCTCCCGCCTCAAGGACTACCTTAAAACAGAGGAGACCCGCTTCGATGCGCTTCTCACTCTCAAAGGCATTGTGGGGCTGGCACCACCTGAGAAGGCGGGGCTCTTTGCACCTTTCGTTGAGGTGCTTAAGGAGATAAGAGAGTCGGCCCCACCCCAAGATAAAAAGCTTGCCATACGGATTCTGGAGGAGATAGCCCTGAAGGTAAAGGCTTGGCAAAATGAGGAAGAACTCGATGAAACTTAGCAATCTTCCTCCCCTTAACACTGCGGGCATGTTCCCTTGCGAGTTGTGAAACATTGTCCGGCCTGAGACCCAGTGAACAGCCTCCGGAGTACTAACTGCTGAGGTACTCTTCCAGGGCCCTCAGGCGGTCTTCAATGTCGTTGGACTTAGCGGAGAGGTGGAGCTCATTCACGAGGTTGTAGATGAACATTTTCGCTGCGAACTCTCCAAAGAGCTCTCGTAGGGCCTCGTAAAACTTCCTCGGACTCTCTTCAATTATCTCAATCCCCTTACCGTACTTTGATTTCAGGTATGCCGTTATCGTTGCCTCGAAAGGCGCCCCAAGCCACTGAAGTACTTCCCTTGCCGTTGCACTGACCATAGCATGCCCAATCCGGGGCTCAAACAATCTCAATCCCTCCTTTAGTTATCTTGAACTCCTTCATGACGGCTTTGTGATCCGAGTGCCTGGACTTCAATACCAAGAGATAGCGCTTCATTTCCTCACCCGGCTTGCGGGAATCTCGTAGCTGAGAATAGTTATACTGTCCATCAGAGTGCTAAAGCCCGTTGAGAAAATGA is a genomic window of Thermococcus guaymasensis DSM 11113 containing:
- a CDS encoding DUF1648 domain-containing protein, whose amino-acid sequence is MSETAFEMFVSLALLLGGLLALAFRKRRNPLIGFRVGYTYHSERVWEKVNTFAGIFSIVYSLFLLALALYGVSKDVFTLVVGMFAITQMFLGLRMAKREYEIEEFSEEAPEKPPRTSKTEGASIKPYLLTQLGFLAFYLLLVALLWDRLPERIATHFNASGEPDDYSSRLWGAIGVPVLVWLLPLVLTLPAKEPGFFARANFYPRSLRMWCLFTTVLSGGMVLVITIALLYNAGFVSSSAISYGAYLFLGTLVFATYRLLTVGKDERV
- a CDS encoding phosphoadenosine phosphosulfate reductase domain-containing protein, whose amino-acid sequence is MGRPVFLGKAYINWCEECNVPIIGDSCAVHGKEKVFRLNITPPGDLRFAFEKDLEFIKEVFREHFGVDVGEVLDGKVVLLNKLPSEDDAYEIIVDGYVFGYVKFNPLELRWRAGLKVEGAIALWKRFGREMKKWIIVDKGAVEPIKKGANLMAVGVLEAEPSIRVNDEVILVSEDGEVFATGIAKKDYEALIRGERGTGVKPKRQKRVNYREGRKATMEDVLRANSIALEDKVVKSREFMRRVANRYSELPVAVAFSGGKDSLAVLGLALEEFGGDFTVFFNNTGIEFPETVEYVERLRKELEPKGIRFIVADAGDAFWRALYVFSPPGRDYRWCCKVTKLGPITLAIKENYPKGVLMFVGQRKYESIKRFKQPRVWRNEWVPNEIGASPIFHWRAIEVWLYIFSRKLPYNPLYERGFDRIGCFLCPSASLAEFERLKREKPELWEKWFRALEHWRKRFGLPEEWITYGFWRWKKLSKGEKAIARKLGVEIPEKRSWEPVKVRIEETKDGYELEFNTVLNKKRLLQVAPILSEVSVEGDVIRAGEVEFFTGTRKAKAPDEREAVSAYYLVKRAYECVGCGVCVGKCPEEALSIDERSKKIVVDWNRCTHCRECMEVCPLLKIKNPEEGSQL
- a CDS encoding HVO_0476 family zinc finger protein codes for the protein MEEYFICPECGSDDVEVIKERGREITLRCNECGNVWHVTLPKLVRVPLIVSKHERSFKSEAELPEGEEIRVGDIVETEDDEVRITGIELEGGKRVNHAKVGEIKALWGESLTYPKVIKVSIYLPKGITQSFRVKVPREEEFAVGEVVEVGGYTFRIEKIKTERKMLHHGKAQADKIVALMGHHIPRARARRSLEIYRGYEEEKDTEQ
- the dph2 gene encoding diphthamide biosynthesis enzyme Dph2, with product MHEISNGEILEALRELNARRVLIQTPEGLKREAQSLADFLEENGIEAIISGDINYGACDPADREAKMLGCDALIHLGHSYMRLKLEVPTIFVPAFAKVDVVPALEKNLEEIRKLGERIALVTTAQHIHQLERARGFLEKEGFEVVVGRGDSRVSWPGQVLGCNFSAAKVDAEGVLFIGAGYFHPLGVALATRKPTLAVNPYSGDVIWMDNEAERLIRRRWAQIAKAVDAKKFGVITSTKKGQLRLAEAKRVVELLREHGKYTKLIAMNHISYPALEGFDFDAYVVVACPRVPIDDYENWRKPVLTPPEVEILLGLREDYEFDEIKGAERREDEPLGISLRP
- a CDS encoding class I SAM-dependent methyltransferase, which codes for MEELYRYLRAYMDPKSEVAQRRFIALRSFFNWAVKEGLLPDRRKLRILDLCAGTGIAGAALYETLREWGYEPSLTVVDKRKEDLLLVEEWVSGEVYGAVMDCLDDLSKLGKFDVALIFGYTMPHFDPFQAAELFRNVAKVLESDGVFLIEETDRFGAFFYRRAYREVVPEVRGEDYTVISLDEGYNPVRGVIKRGYYRLPGWEKIGEMETRYWDLAGLAGIGKALFEEARIIRKSEHGVVSAGDLIYLRGPLTSR
- a CDS encoding PadR family transcriptional regulator, translated to MLSGDRKEKALRKLRKDLRSGLYSYLVLSLLEKEGELHGYAIRKRLGELSGGKLVPSEGALYDILKSLKKLGLVRDSWAEIGGRPRKYYSLTELGEEVLDELRQELQVIVETLKRLEGLK
- a CDS encoding adenosylcobinamide amidohydrolase, whose protein sequence is MLALSNAPHRGGLVEAEGFFFMKVPRDYSGDYRADCRAFELENGLKDFVGFMTAAEVGRILSVSRSGSVTAYVTAGVTNPAIAGEEPPPWKPGTINMALVIEDGLTVGAMANAIMTATEAKTYTLLKLGYNATGTTSDGVGVFAFSGEKEWAGTATKLGLNIGRAVKSALEDSLKKWESTRS
- a CDS encoding YhfC family glutamic-type intramembrane protease, with product MYLLPFPILGGLLAWATLYFLGFKKQRWGEFILGLAAFFIAIVVQSPVQQLPLLGIGIRSNADVLARGTAFVVAVSVWFGLVAGIVQEGVKYLLVKDKSPNAGLFMGLGFGVTEVFFMVGTALATALATGEPLDVPLGAAVISMLERYFVVLFHVGTGIYLAYAAQNGFGKRGLIVMIGLHAVIDSLAAYYQLMKSEPVLYGAELITALAALGLMYYTLPKAKSEPAEEEKVIW
- a CDS encoding YbjQ family protein — translated: METIEGVIVVTTETVPGYRIVEVKGLARGGTVKATHIGRDIMAALRNIKGGEVQEYTQMMAEAREEALRRMALSAKELGANAVVNVRFATSNVGSSVAEVYAYGTAVVIEKEE
- a CDS encoding SdpI family protein; this encodes MNGYELLRILYGLFLGIFLIIMGALTFTSKGEPGIGFRIGYTYISERARRKANRVSGIGTILTGVTLVLLSPFLPMASLFAVVILGLGGTLVLAYFTAKREYELEELSTEAPEKPGRRIEPPKVGNYIALQLIFAGISFALILTEKVARDSGIILIASLQLFLLTLTVLFSRPIVLQLAPKFQGKMALGFARAMTAVSAMMTLQLVVVALNPKPSPLLAVLLLFVSLGTIFYAVFIALTSAYEEGYY
- a CDS encoding NitrOD5 domain-containing protein, whose amino-acid sequence is MFEPRIGHAMVSATAREVLQWLGAPFEATITAYLKSKYGKGIEIIEESPRKFYEALRELFGEFAAKMFIYNLVNELHLSAKSNDIEDRLRALEEYLSS